From the genome of Vitis riparia cultivar Riparia Gloire de Montpellier isolate 1030 chromosome 2, EGFV_Vit.rip_1.0, whole genome shotgun sequence, one region includes:
- the LOC117904917 gene encoding 23.6 kDa heat shock protein, mitochondrial-like, with product MASSLAPRRAASSPLLAKLVGTIRVASASRSFNTNAQVADYDDGEDRRTVSRPRYSPSNLFADAFDPFSRTRSLIQTLNLMDRFMKSPLVAAARGMGAVSRRGWDVKEEKDALFVRMDMPGLGKEDVKVSVEQNTLTIKGEGGEKSENDESGRKYTSRIDLPAKMYKFDEIKAEMKNGVLKVVVPKVKEDGRKEVLPVDID from the exons ATGGCTTCATCTCTTGCTCCACGCCGTGCCGCCTCCTCTCCTCTCCTCGCAAAACTTGTCGGCACAATCCGGGTTGCCTCTGCTTCTCGCTCCTTCAATACCAACGCTCAGGTGGCCGACTACGATGATGGCGAAGACCGCCGCACCGTCTCTCGCCCCCGGTATTCTCCTTCTAATCTCTTTGCAG ATGCGTTTGATCCGTTTTCTCGGACGAGAAGTTTGATCCAGACGCTGAACTTGATGGATCGGTTCATGAAGAGCCCATTAGTGGCAGCAGCAAGAGGCATGGGAGCTGTGTCGAGAAGAGGATGGGACGTGAAGGAGGAGAAAGACGCTCTGTTCGTGAGAATGGACATGCCGGGACTGGGGAAAGAGGACGTGAAGGTGTCAGTGGAGCAGAACACACTCACGATCAAAGGCGAAGGAGGCGAAAAATCGGAGAACGATGAGAGTGGAAGGAAATACACCAGCAGAATCGATCTGCCAGCTAAGATGTACAAGTTTGATGAGATCAAGGCAGAGATGAAGAATGGTGTACTGAAGGTGGTGGTTCCTAAAGTCAAGGAAGATGGGAGGAAAGAAGTGTTACCAGTCGATATcgattga
- the LOC117928201 gene encoding small heat shock protein, chloroplastic-like, translating into MASSLALRRATSSPLFTKLVSPIRVASASRSFNTNAQVANYEDGEDRRTVSRHRDSPSNLFSDVFDPFSRTRSLSQVLNLMDQFMENPLVAASRGMGAVSRRGWDVKEEKDALFVRMDMPGLGKEDVKVSVEQNTLIIKGEGGKESESDESGRKYTSRIDLPANLYKFDEIKAEMKNGVLKVVVPKVKEDGKKDAFQVNIN; encoded by the exons ATGGCTTCATCTCTAGCCCTACGCCGTGCCACCTCCTCTCCTCTCTTCACAAAACTTGTCAGCCCAATACGGGTTGCCTCTGCTTCTCGCTCCTTCAATACCAACGCTCAGGTTGCTAACTACGAGGATGGCGAAGACCGCCGCACCGTCTCTCGCCACCGGGATTCTCCTTCCAATCTCTTCTCAG ATGTGTTTGATCCGTTTTCTCGGACGAGAAGTTTGAGCCAGGTGCTGAACTTGATGGATCAGTTCATGGAGAACCCATTAGTGGCAGCATCACGAGGCATGGGAGCTGTGTCGAGAAGAGGATGGGACGTAAAGGAGGAGAAAGACGCTCTGTTCGTAAGAATGGACATGCCGGGACTGGGGAAAGAGGACGTGAAGGTGTCAGTGGAGCAGAACACACTCATCATCAAAGGCGAAGGAGGCAAAGAATCGGAGAGCGATGAGAGTGGAAGGAAATACACCAGCAGAATCGATCTGCCGGCTAATCTGTACAAGTTTGATGAGATCAAGGCAGAGATGAAGAATGGTGTACTGAAGGTGGTGGTTCCTAAAGTTAAGGAAGATGGGAAGAAAGATGCGTTTCAAGTCAATATCAATTGA